One segment of Variovorax sp. PAMC28562 DNA contains the following:
- a CDS encoding LysR family transcriptional regulator yields MLTDIQPGDLGFFSTLAASGSLTAAARELGISPPAVSKRLSQMEARLGVALVTRTTRRMSMTPEGEIYLEHARRILGEIDELKQLLGSAKVTPKGLLRVNATLGFGRCEVAPIISKFARNYPLVEVQLQLSVNPPLITDDVFDVCVRFGEPPDSRVIARRLAHNRRLLCAAPSYIARHGQPKTPQQLTTHNCIGIRQGDEAHGVWRLSSGRGESRRTESVKVRGNLVTNDGEIAVNWALEGHGILMRAQWDVARHLRSGRLVEILPTFETPDADIFAVYPQRHQHSPRVLAFVEFLAQSLSAR; encoded by the coding sequence ATGCTGACGGATATCCAGCCCGGCGATCTGGGGTTTTTTTCGACTCTCGCCGCTTCGGGGAGCCTCACGGCAGCAGCGCGCGAGCTGGGAATTTCACCGCCGGCGGTGAGCAAACGACTTTCCCAGATGGAAGCTCGGCTCGGCGTGGCACTGGTGACCCGGACCACGCGGCGCATGAGCATGACTCCAGAGGGAGAGATTTACCTGGAGCACGCGCGCCGCATCCTCGGAGAAATCGATGAGCTGAAGCAGTTGCTCGGTAGTGCCAAGGTGACGCCCAAGGGGCTGCTGCGCGTCAATGCGACCCTGGGCTTCGGTCGCTGCGAGGTGGCGCCGATCATTTCAAAATTTGCACGCAACTACCCGTTGGTCGAGGTACAACTCCAGCTCTCGGTCAATCCACCGCTGATAACCGACGACGTCTTCGACGTGTGCGTGCGCTTTGGCGAGCCGCCCGACTCGCGCGTCATCGCCCGCCGCCTCGCCCACAACCGGCGCCTCCTGTGCGCAGCGCCCAGCTACATCGCGCGCCACGGACAGCCCAAGACGCCACAGCAGCTGACCACCCACAATTGCATCGGTATCCGGCAAGGCGATGAAGCCCATGGCGTCTGGCGACTCAGCAGTGGCCGAGGTGAAAGTCGTCGAACCGAGTCGGTCAAAGTACGCGGAAACCTGGTGACCAATGACGGAGAGATCGCTGTCAATTGGGCGCTCGAGGGGCATGGCATCCTGATGCGCGCACAGTGGGACGTCGCCCGGCACCTGCGCAGTGGTCGCCTGGTGGAGATCCTGCCGACCTTCGAGACGCCGGACGCGGATATCTTTGCTGTGTACCCGCAACGACATCAACATTCCCCGAGGGTGCTGGCTTTCGTGGAGTTTCTGGCCCAGTCGCTTTCTGCGCGCTGA
- a CDS encoding tartrate dehydrogenase, whose product MHDYRLAAIPGDGIGPEVVEAGLEVLRVCAATDGGFGVAIQAFDWNSENYLLRGHYIPDGGLEQLRTFDAILFGAVGSQRVPDDVSLWGLRLAIVQAFDQYANVRPARLLPGVSSPLDKGDDIDWVIVRENSEGEYAGHGGRAHRGLPIEVGTETAVFTRVGVERIHRFAFELASQRPRRHLTLVTKSNAQRFGMVMWDEIFFEVARDYPAVKVDRELVDAATTRMVLKPDSLDVMVATNLHADILSDLASALSGSLGIGPTANLNPSRQFPSMFEPIHGSAFDITGKGIANPIATFWSVAMMLEHLGEARAAQRLMHAIEETTAAGEHTPDLGGQATTRSVTAAVCRALTG is encoded by the coding sequence ATGCACGACTACAGATTGGCAGCTATTCCCGGCGACGGTATCGGGCCCGAAGTCGTCGAGGCCGGCCTGGAGGTACTGCGTGTCTGCGCCGCGACCGACGGTGGATTCGGCGTGGCGATCCAGGCCTTCGACTGGAACTCCGAGAACTACCTGCTGCGTGGCCACTACATTCCGGACGGCGGGCTGGAGCAACTGCGGACTTTCGACGCCATCCTTTTTGGTGCGGTGGGCAGCCAGCGCGTACCCGACGACGTGTCGCTGTGGGGCTTGCGACTGGCGATCGTGCAGGCCTTCGACCAGTACGCCAATGTGCGGCCAGCGCGGCTGTTGCCCGGCGTCAGCAGTCCGTTGGACAAAGGCGACGACATCGACTGGGTCATCGTCCGCGAGAATTCTGAAGGCGAGTACGCAGGGCACGGCGGCCGGGCGCACCGCGGCTTGCCGATCGAAGTCGGAACCGAGACGGCCGTGTTCACGCGCGTCGGCGTGGAGCGGATCCACCGCTTCGCTTTCGAGCTGGCGAGTCAGCGGCCGCGCCGCCATCTCACTCTCGTGACCAAGTCGAATGCCCAGCGCTTCGGCATGGTGATGTGGGACGAAATCTTCTTTGAAGTGGCACGCGATTACCCGGCCGTCAAGGTCGACCGGGAACTGGTCGACGCGGCGACCACCCGCATGGTGCTGAAGCCGGACTCGCTCGACGTGATGGTGGCCACCAACCTGCATGCCGACATCCTGTCGGACCTTGCATCCGCGCTATCGGGAAGTTTGGGCATCGGGCCGACCGCCAACCTGAATCCTTCACGACAGTTTCCGTCGATGTTCGAACCGATCCATGGCTCGGCATTCGACATCACCGGCAAGGGCATCGCCAATCCGATTGCGACCTTTTGGTCGGTCGCCATGATGCTGGAGCACCTCGGTGAAGCCAGGGCGGCACAGCGGCTGATGCATGCCATCGAGGAGACCACTGCGGCCGGCGAGCACACGCCAGACCTTGGCGGCCAAGCGACAACGCGCAGCGTGACGGCGGCCGTGTGCCGTGCCCTGACTGGCTGA
- a CDS encoding sugar-binding protein, with translation MKKILSLIQVAVLALPLSLASQTSAFAKDLKDLQIAVIPKVAVPFFDDCNTGAKAAAAALGVQYQWVVPQNTQGSTQVRILEDLIAKKVDGIAISVNEPKSVEAAIKKAIASGIKVVTFDSDSPNSGRSMYIGTINTAAGETMGESMAKALDGEGEVAVVTGQLGAVNLNERIAGIKSALGKYPKIKIVATEGTEDDLAKAVATTESIMRAHPALKGIFGVSQVGGPAVSKVMATKEFAAKKATVKVFAFDDLPDTIKGVKEGYIQGIMVQRPVTMGKLSVEHLVDQITGKETTSSNVDTGVNVVTNQNLGSYTK, from the coding sequence ATGAAAAAAATTCTTTCGCTAATTCAAGTTGCCGTTCTTGCTTTGCCCCTGTCGCTGGCATCTCAGACCAGCGCATTCGCAAAGGACCTGAAGGATCTGCAGATCGCAGTGATCCCCAAGGTGGCCGTACCCTTCTTCGATGATTGCAATACCGGCGCCAAGGCAGCGGCCGCAGCGCTGGGTGTTCAGTACCAGTGGGTGGTGCCGCAAAACACGCAGGGCTCGACCCAAGTGCGAATCCTTGAAGATTTGATCGCCAAGAAGGTCGATGGCATTGCCATCTCGGTGAATGAGCCGAAGTCGGTCGAAGCTGCCATCAAGAAGGCCATTGCAAGTGGCATCAAGGTCGTCACCTTCGACTCCGACTCGCCTAACAGCGGACGGTCGATGTATATCGGCACCATCAATACCGCCGCGGGTGAGACGATGGGTGAGTCGATGGCCAAGGCACTCGATGGCGAAGGGGAGGTCGCTGTGGTGACGGGTCAACTCGGTGCGGTCAACCTGAACGAGCGTATTGCAGGAATCAAATCGGCGCTGGGCAAGTATCCGAAGATCAAGATCGTCGCCACCGAAGGCACCGAAGACGATCTGGCAAAGGCAGTCGCCACGACCGAGTCGATCATGCGTGCCCATCCTGCGCTCAAGGGTATCTTCGGTGTCAGCCAGGTCGGTGGTCCGGCAGTCTCCAAAGTCATGGCAACCAAGGAGTTCGCGGCCAAAAAGGCCACGGTCAAAGTCTTTGCGTTCGATGATCTGCCAGACACCATCAAGGGTGTGAAGGAGGGCTACATCCAGGGCATCATGGTCCAGCGTCCGGTCACCATGGGCAAGCTGTCGGTCGAGCATCTGGTCGACCAGATCACCGGCAAGGAAACGACTTCGTCCAACGTTGACACCGGCGTCAATGTCGTGACGAACCAGAACCTTGGGTCTTACACCAAGTAA
- a CDS encoding ABC transporter permease — protein MSVLIALVLVSAGIAMATPYFLTSDNLMGVFRSFSTTAIMSIGMVMVIITGGIDLSVGSVMGLAGLVTALAFQHGFSTVVSVACGLGVGVAFGMTNGLLVTVGRLPPFIATLGTLSIGRGLMYIVTKGVPVTPETPDIFNQIGQGYLGSVPAPVVIMVVLAIVFSVVMSYTTFGRHVYATGGNEHAAWISGVNTARTKLIVYTLSGAISSLAGIVAFSRFLSAEPASGFGVELDVIAAAAIGGASLAGGVGSVQGTVIGAALTGIIANGVVLMNINTYAQQAITGAVILIAVSIDVWRHGAKEN, from the coding sequence ATGAGCGTGCTGATAGCGTTGGTGCTTGTCAGCGCGGGCATTGCGATGGCGACGCCGTACTTTCTGACGAGCGACAACCTCATGGGCGTCTTCCGCTCATTTTCGACAACCGCGATCATGTCGATCGGCATGGTGATGGTCATCATCACCGGGGGCATCGATCTGTCGGTCGGCTCGGTAATGGGACTCGCGGGTCTGGTCACCGCTCTGGCTTTTCAGCACGGCTTTTCGACTGTCGTCAGTGTGGCGTGCGGGCTGGGTGTCGGAGTGGCGTTCGGAATGACGAATGGCTTGCTGGTGACCGTCGGGCGCTTGCCGCCCTTCATCGCGACGCTGGGCACGTTGAGTATCGGACGCGGCCTGATGTACATCGTCACCAAGGGTGTTCCCGTTACGCCGGAGACTCCGGACATATTCAACCAGATCGGACAGGGTTACCTTGGCAGCGTGCCGGCACCTGTGGTGATCATGGTCGTGCTGGCGATCGTTTTCTCGGTGGTCATGTCCTATACGACCTTCGGCCGGCACGTCTATGCGACCGGCGGCAACGAGCATGCCGCCTGGATCAGCGGCGTGAACACCGCCCGCACCAAGCTCATCGTGTACACGCTGTCCGGGGCTATCTCTTCCCTGGCTGGCATCGTCGCGTTCTCTCGCTTTCTGTCGGCCGAGCCGGCCTCTGGCTTCGGCGTCGAACTCGACGTCATTGCCGCCGCTGCGATCGGCGGCGCCAGCCTCGCGGGCGGCGTCGGCAGTGTGCAGGGCACCGTCATTGGCGCCGCGCTCACCGGAATCATTGCAAATGGCGTAGTGCTGATGAACATCAATACCTATGCGCAACAGGCCATCACTGGAGCGGTCATCCTCATCGCGGTGAGCATCGATGTTTGGCGCCATGGAGCAAAGGAGAACTAA
- a CDS encoding amino acid ABC transporter permease: MRTFGFPEFMFILEAARWTLALSLIAFIGGAILGLIIALMRTSDSVAARRVSTVFIQIFQGTPLLLQLFLIFFGAPVFGLDINPWVAAGAALILNSAAFLGEIWRGCIEAVPSGQREAAEALSLKYGARMRDVVLPQAFKIALAPTVGYLVQIIKGTSLAAIIGFTEVTRAGQIINSATFQPLVVFSVVAVIYFAICWPLSLLAARIERRGARTLAR; this comes from the coding sequence ATGCGTACCTTCGGCTTTCCCGAATTCATGTTCATCCTCGAGGCGGCGCGCTGGACGCTGGCCTTGTCGCTCATCGCCTTCATCGGCGGCGCCATCCTGGGACTGATCATCGCGTTGATGCGCACGTCGGATTCGGTGGCGGCACGCCGCGTCTCGACGGTGTTCATCCAGATCTTTCAAGGCACGCCGCTGCTGTTGCAACTGTTCCTCATATTCTTTGGCGCGCCAGTGTTCGGCCTCGACATCAATCCGTGGGTCGCCGCGGGTGCCGCGCTGATTCTGAACAGCGCGGCCTTCCTCGGCGAGATCTGGCGCGGCTGCATCGAGGCGGTACCGAGCGGTCAGCGTGAAGCGGCCGAAGCGTTGAGCCTGAAGTACGGCGCCCGCATGCGCGACGTCGTGTTGCCGCAGGCATTCAAGATCGCTTTGGCGCCGACGGTTGGCTACTTGGTGCAGATCATCAAAGGCACATCGCTGGCCGCGATCATCGGCTTCACCGAGGTCACACGCGCGGGTCAGATCATCAACAGCGCGACCTTTCAGCCGCTCGTGGTTTTTTCAGTCGTGGCGGTCATCTACTTTGCGATCTGCTGGCCGCTGAGCCTGCTGGCGGCTCGCATCGAGCGGCGGGGCGCCCGCACTCTCGCGCGCTGA
- a CDS encoding aspartate/glutamate racemase family protein: MKTVAVVHTGPATVQPIKQQFQELLPDVRVINIVDDSLLNDVIAAGHLTEAVAGRILTYMQEGQKMGAVAILNACSSVGEAATAARAGLSIPVVKIDERMAERAVALGPRIGVVATVRTTLEPTIRLIRAKAKETGQQIEISEGLAEGAFQALLEGKTEAHDEVVRRTILSLVDKVDVIVLAQASMARLTSSLGDLKVPVLSSPRSGVEAVRALLETLG; this comes from the coding sequence ATGAAAACCGTCGCAGTCGTCCACACCGGACCCGCAACCGTGCAACCGATCAAACAGCAGTTCCAGGAACTGTTGCCCGACGTGCGTGTGATCAATATCGTCGACGACAGCCTGCTGAACGACGTGATCGCAGCAGGTCATCTGACCGAGGCGGTTGCCGGCCGCATCCTCACCTATATGCAGGAGGGGCAGAAGATGGGCGCAGTCGCCATCCTCAATGCCTGTTCATCGGTAGGGGAAGCGGCCACGGCTGCGCGTGCGGGACTTTCGATTCCGGTCGTCAAGATCGACGAAAGGATGGCTGAACGCGCCGTCGCCCTGGGGCCCCGCATCGGTGTGGTGGCCACCGTCCGAACGACGCTGGAGCCGACCATCCGGCTGATCCGGGCCAAAGCCAAGGAGACCGGCCAGCAGATCGAGATCAGCGAGGGGTTGGCCGAGGGCGCCTTCCAGGCGTTGCTCGAAGGCAAGACCGAGGCACACGACGAGGTGGTCCGGCGGACGATTCTGTCGCTGGTGGACAAGGTCGATGTCATCGTCCTGGCGCAGGCCTCCATGGCGCGACTGACCAGCTCGCTCGGTGACCTGAAAGTCCCCGTGCTGTCGTCTCCGCGCAGCGGCGTGGAGGCGGTGCGCGCCTTGCTCGAAACGCTGGGTTGA
- a CDS encoding amino acid ABC transporter permease yields the protein MNYQFQFDAVFAAWPLLLKGTWITIQLSLIATLLGLVVAIFCAWGKTSGPGWLRFVINAYIEVIRNTPFLVQLFFFFFALPAIGLRWSPQTAALVAMVVNLGAYATEIIRAGIESIPKGQIEAGRALNLKAWEIFRFVIIKPALKAIYPALTSQFILLMLSSAVVSVISADDLTSVAANLQSQTFRSFEIYIVVAAIYLLLALAFSALFKLIYQRTLNYPDRR from the coding sequence GTGAACTATCAATTCCAGTTCGATGCAGTTTTCGCGGCATGGCCGTTGCTGCTCAAGGGCACCTGGATCACCATCCAGCTGTCGCTGATCGCGACCTTGCTCGGCCTGGTCGTTGCGATCTTTTGCGCATGGGGCAAGACCTCGGGTCCGGGCTGGCTGCGCTTCGTAATCAATGCGTACATCGAGGTCATTCGCAACACGCCTTTCCTCGTCCAGCTCTTTTTCTTCTTCTTCGCGCTGCCGGCCATCGGGCTGCGTTGGTCGCCGCAAACCGCTGCGCTGGTGGCGATGGTGGTCAACCTCGGCGCCTATGCGACCGAGATCATTCGTGCCGGCATCGAGTCCATTCCCAAGGGACAGATCGAAGCGGGCCGCGCGCTCAACCTGAAGGCGTGGGAAATCTTTCGCTTCGTGATCATCAAGCCGGCGTTGAAGGCGATCTACCCGGCGCTCACGAGTCAGTTCATTTTGCTGATGCTGAGTTCGGCGGTGGTGTCGGTGATATCGGCGGATGACCTCACCTCTGTCGCCGCCAACCTGCAGTCGCAGACCTTTCGCAGCTTCGAGATCTACATCGTCGTGGCTGCCATCTACCTGCTGCTGGCCCTCGCTTTCTCGGCGTTGTTCAAGCTGATCTATCAGCGCACGCTCAACTATCCGGACCGCCGGTAA
- a CDS encoding NAD-dependent epimerase/dehydratase family protein, whose translation MSKNIIVTGGSGMAGKWVVKDLLDHGHRVMNLDRTVLKDSAARTVITDLTDAGQVFNALCSTTVRHEFSPSIKPEPIDAIIHFAAIPRIMTHPDNEVFRINVMSTYNVLDAASKYGIKKVIIASSETTYGIVFADSYRMPEYLPLDEDYPVDPMDSYAMSKVINEATAKAFHARTGSDIYCLRIGNVIDPVEYAKFPEFFKDPGFRRRITWSYIDARDLATASRLAVDTDGLGFQVMNVAADDVSSDLPTAELLKRFYPTVPLKKELGEFETLLSNEKIKRLLGFKQQHNWRSHVG comes from the coding sequence ATGTCAAAAAATATCATCGTGACAGGCGGCAGCGGCATGGCTGGCAAGTGGGTCGTCAAGGACCTGCTCGATCACGGGCACCGCGTGATGAACCTCGATCGCACCGTGCTCAAGGACTCGGCGGCACGCACCGTCATCACCGACCTGACCGACGCGGGCCAGGTCTTCAACGCGCTGTGCAGCACGACGGTGCGCCATGAATTCAGTCCCTCGATCAAGCCTGAGCCGATCGATGCGATCATTCATTTCGCAGCGATCCCGCGGATCATGACGCACCCGGACAACGAGGTTTTTCGCATCAATGTGATGAGCACCTACAACGTGCTGGATGCAGCGTCCAAGTACGGCATCAAGAAGGTGATCATCGCGTCGAGCGAGACCACCTACGGCATCGTCTTTGCGGACAGTTACCGCATGCCCGAGTACCTGCCGTTGGACGAGGACTACCCGGTCGATCCGATGGACAGCTATGCCATGTCCAAAGTCATCAATGAGGCAACGGCCAAGGCGTTCCATGCGCGCACCGGCTCGGACATCTACTGCCTGCGCATCGGCAACGTGATCGACCCGGTCGAGTACGCAAAATTTCCCGAGTTCTTCAAGGATCCCGGGTTTCGACGCCGGATTACATGGAGCTATATCGATGCCCGCGACCTTGCGACGGCTTCGCGTCTCGCCGTCGATACGGATGGGCTGGGTTTTCAGGTAATGAACGTTGCTGCCGACGATGTCTCTTCCGACCTGCCGACCGCCGAGTTGCTCAAACGTTTCTACCCGACGGTGCCACTCAAGAAAGAGTTGGGCGAGTTCGAAACGCTCCTGAGCAACGAGAAGATCAAGCGCCTGCTCGGCTTCAAGCAGCAGCACAACTGGCGCAGCCACGTCGGCTGA
- a CDS encoding sugar ABC transporter ATP-binding protein codes for MASFLQVKNISKTFTGVKALSQVSLDVACGEVLAIAGENGAGKSTLMKIMTGVYQPDEGGEIWIDGKRVPQLTGTAHARDLGVCIIYQELSVVDNLTIAENIFLSKEITNRLGFLDRRSMNAAARGLLDTLGITLDPTTRVGRLSVGQKQMVEIAKAISNRSKIVIMDEPTASLSHHEAMALKATIRKLKADGIGVIYITHRLEEIFDIADRVAVLRDGQSVGTLAVGDIDRTRLVRMMVDREHSDLYGEYECHATRTVALEVKGLDLNHRLTQSGVAGGNSFRVHEGEILGFFGLIGAGRTEMMEMVFGLRPHRGSVAIGGQVVAIRSPRDAIDNGIGFVTEDRKKDGLVLGMTVRENFSLTHLESYTKLSFIDRLAEALGCQTFVRRLGIKTPTVEQRSDKLSGGNQQKIVIAKWVARSPKVLIVDEPTRGIDIAAKADVHKLLQELASRGMAIIVVSSDLPEVLAISDRVTVVREGRIVAELSRANASQTSVMEAAAA; via the coding sequence GTGGCATCTTTTTTGCAGGTCAAAAATATCTCGAAGACCTTCACGGGCGTGAAGGCTTTGAGTCAAGTCAGCCTCGATGTGGCCTGTGGAGAGGTCTTGGCTATCGCTGGCGAGAACGGCGCTGGCAAGAGCACCTTGATGAAAATCATGACCGGCGTCTACCAGCCGGACGAAGGCGGAGAGATCTGGATCGACGGCAAGCGCGTGCCGCAACTCACCGGCACGGCTCATGCCAGAGATCTTGGCGTGTGCATCATTTACCAGGAGCTGTCGGTCGTCGACAACCTGACGATTGCAGAGAACATCTTCCTGAGCAAAGAGATCACCAACCGGCTTGGTTTTCTCGACAGGCGCAGCATGAACGCGGCGGCGCGCGGCCTGCTCGATACGCTGGGTATCACGCTCGATCCCACCACCCGCGTGGGTCGGCTCAGCGTCGGCCAGAAGCAAATGGTGGAGATCGCCAAGGCGATTTCGAATCGCTCCAAGATCGTCATCATGGATGAGCCGACCGCCTCCCTCAGTCACCATGAGGCCATGGCCCTGAAGGCGACGATTCGAAAGCTCAAGGCCGACGGCATCGGCGTCATTTACATCACGCACCGGCTTGAAGAGATCTTCGACATTGCAGACCGCGTTGCAGTGCTGCGCGACGGGCAAAGTGTCGGCACCCTCGCAGTCGGTGATATCGATCGCACCCGACTGGTGCGAATGATGGTCGACCGCGAACACAGCGACCTCTACGGCGAGTACGAGTGTCATGCCACCCGGACAGTGGCGCTCGAAGTCAAAGGCCTGGACCTGAATCATCGGCTTACCCAGTCGGGCGTGGCCGGGGGCAACAGCTTTCGGGTTCACGAAGGCGAGATACTGGGGTTCTTCGGATTGATTGGTGCCGGGCGCACCGAGATGATGGAAATGGTCTTCGGCCTTCGTCCGCATCGCGGCTCGGTGGCCATCGGGGGCCAGGTTGTCGCAATCCGGAGTCCACGCGACGCCATCGACAACGGCATTGGCTTTGTCACCGAAGACCGCAAAAAAGACGGACTGGTGCTCGGTATGACAGTGCGCGAGAACTTCAGCCTGACCCATCTCGAAAGCTACACGAAGCTGAGTTTTATAGATCGTCTTGCCGAAGCGCTGGGTTGTCAGACCTTCGTGCGCCGGCTCGGCATTAAAACGCCGACTGTCGAACAGAGATCCGACAAGCTCAGCGGAGGTAACCAGCAAAAAATCGTGATCGCGAAATGGGTTGCTCGCTCGCCCAAAGTCCTCATCGTCGACGAACCGACGCGCGGCATCGACATTGCCGCGAAAGCCGATGTCCACAAACTCCTTCAGGAACTCGCCAGCCGCGGGATGGCGATCATCGTCGTGTCCTCCGACTTGCCCGAAGTACTGGCGATCAGCGATCGTGTGACCGTCGTGCGGGAAGGCCGCATCGTCGCCGAGTTGAGTCGTGCAAACGCATCGCAAACTTCGGTGATGGAAGCCGCCGCAGCTTGA
- a CDS encoding SDR family NAD(P)-dependent oxidoreductase, whose amino-acid sequence MTHPALTPGSVAVVTGAAAGIGLAAALRFAQLGLNVCLADIDVDQLSHAAEQVGAVASGGRSQVIYQQTDVSKVEDLQRLEQVVRDRFGGTDVLMNNAGIQPGSAVFGPAENWHRVLGVNLWGVVHGVQTFVPSMIRRGRPGCVINTGSKQGITTPPGDPAYNVSKVGVKACTEALQHELRNTSNCQISAHLLIPGFVFTQLTAQGRIERPAAAWTPEQTVDFMMERLDAGDFYILCPDNDVPRSLDEKRILWAAGDIVENRPPLSRWLPEYQEAFQSFSRALE is encoded by the coding sequence ATGACACACCCAGCACTCACACCCGGTTCCGTCGCCGTGGTCACGGGCGCCGCTGCCGGCATTGGCTTAGCGGCCGCGCTACGTTTTGCCCAGTTAGGCCTCAATGTGTGCCTCGCGGACATCGACGTCGACCAACTTTCACACGCTGCGGAACAAGTCGGCGCAGTGGCTTCCGGCGGTCGAAGCCAAGTCATTTATCAGCAAACCGACGTATCCAAAGTCGAAGACCTGCAGCGACTCGAACAAGTGGTGAGGGACCGCTTCGGCGGCACGGATGTGTTGATGAACAATGCGGGCATCCAGCCGGGCAGTGCAGTCTTCGGCCCAGCAGAAAACTGGCACCGGGTGCTCGGCGTGAATCTGTGGGGGGTGGTTCATGGGGTGCAGACGTTCGTGCCTTCGATGATCCGGCGCGGCCGACCTGGTTGCGTGATCAACACCGGCTCCAAGCAAGGCATCACGACCCCGCCGGGCGATCCGGCATACAACGTGTCCAAGGTCGGCGTCAAAGCCTGCACTGAAGCGCTGCAGCACGAGTTGAGAAATACGTCGAACTGCCAAATCAGCGCGCACTTGCTGATTCCGGGATTCGTGTTTACCCAACTCACTGCACAAGGTCGAATTGAAAGGCCTGCCGCCGCATGGACACCCGAGCAGACTGTGGACTTCATGATGGAACGATTGGATGCCGGAGACTTCTACATCCTGTGCCCGGACAATGACGTGCCGCGGTCGCTCGACGAGAAGCGCATCCTGTGGGCGGCTGGCGATATCGTCGAAAACAGGCCACCTTTGTCCCGTTGGCTTCCCGAGTACCAAGAGGCATTCCAAAGCTTCAGTCGCGCATTGGAGTGA
- a CDS encoding class I SAM-dependent methyltransferase: MPHTPTRLNFPARRWAAHAGAAAFALLSLAACVAPPAREPDRPTLSADRIAQIVASPDRSEADRRNDARRKPQEMLAFIGVYPGMVALDLSAAGGYTTELIARATGPTGRVYGQSPPRPPSSRPAQPEGATGPMPAAAAGAAPRPSPMALAERAKNPNASNIVAVVRPFEDPVPPEVASNGLDLVTLMFNYHDFGHMGVERAAVNRAVFAALKPGGVYVIADHAGRTGTGISEAGTLHRIEESFLRNEIEQAGFRFAAEGNFMRNPADARDSNTPPPPQSKDEFVLKFVKP; this comes from the coding sequence ATGCCACACACGCCCACCCGCCTGAATTTCCCCGCCCGTCGCTGGGCTGCCCACGCGGGCGCAGCGGCTTTCGCCTTGCTCAGCCTCGCGGCCTGCGTGGCGCCTCCCGCACGAGAACCGGACCGGCCGACACTTTCAGCGGACCGCATCGCGCAGATCGTCGCCAGTCCCGACCGCAGCGAAGCGGACCGCCGCAACGACGCACGACGCAAGCCGCAGGAAATGCTGGCTTTCATCGGCGTTTATCCCGGTATGGTGGCGCTGGACCTGAGCGCCGCCGGGGGCTACACGACGGAACTCATCGCGCGCGCAACGGGCCCGACAGGCCGCGTCTACGGGCAGAGCCCGCCGCGTCCGCCGAGCAGTCGGCCCGCCCAGCCGGAAGGCGCTACCGGGCCCATGCCAGCAGCCGCTGCAGGCGCCGCGCCGCGGCCATCACCGATGGCGCTGGCAGAACGCGCAAAGAACCCGAATGCGTCCAACATCGTGGCAGTCGTCCGGCCGTTCGAGGACCCCGTCCCGCCGGAGGTCGCGTCGAACGGACTGGACCTGGTCACGCTGATGTTCAACTACCACGACTTCGGCCATATGGGCGTCGAACGCGCGGCGGTCAACCGCGCCGTCTTCGCTGCCCTGAAACCCGGCGGCGTCTACGTCATCGCCGACCACGCGGGGCGGACGGGTACGGGCATTTCCGAAGCGGGCACGCTGCATCGCATCGAGGAGAGCTTCCTGCGTAACGAGATCGAGCAGGCCGGATTCAGATTCGCCGCCGAGGGCAACTTCATGCGCAACCCAGCCGATGCACGCGACAGCAACACGCCACCACCGCCCCAATCCAAGGACGAGTTCGTGCTCAAGTTCGTCAAGCCCTGA